The segment CGCACAATCGCTGCGCAAATGTAGCTTGTCATTACAGCCATAAACGGTGATGCATTTTCAAAACGCAATATAGGCTACAGAAATAAACTGCGTTTTACACCTGCATTTGGAGCTTAAAGTAATTCACTTTAGCAGCCAATTTCAACTAGGGATATGTCACTCATCGAGTCCAGAGCAAGCAAAATCATATGGCTTAAGTGTAGTGGCGGTTGCAGGATCGGATGGAAATCATGTTTTGTCTGCGCCGCACCATCACTTAAGGGAAATATCGTAATAAATTCGCCAGAATGTTACATCTTCATCCCATACTATTGAAGACAGTACGATGTTAAAACTGCTTATCTTTAGACATATCGCCAGTAGACACCCAAACGAGGCATATCTGGAATAGGACAATTCTCAATCGCCAGGTAATTTATTGTTCTGGCAAAGATGCGTCCGTAGTACATTGCTAAACTGTATTGTATATGGGTGATAAACGTAGACCTACCTTGTTTTTGCAAGGCAAAACTGGAGGAACTGAAACAAGTACTTTCTGGTCACTAATCTGGATATGAGCGACCATTTTGCGCGCCAATTGATGACTGCTCGGGTCAACAACCAACTTTTTGGTTCTGAAGCATAGATGAGAATTTAAGGACGACTTGCGTGCAGTGGGTTCAGGACAActacaaaaatatataatttgggGGGAAATTTGTTAACGGCTTGGTCGGGGACAGTTCCTCTGATTTCAACACACTGCACACAGGCTTGTATATAATGCTCAGTTGCATAccacacatttatttatatattagtGTTATTTTCTACACATTATTGGCTTCATGCTATTGTAGGCCTAGATTGCTTGGGTCCACTTTTAGAAATTCTAGTTTTGCGCTGATGAAAAGGCTGTAAGGTTTTTTCCTAACATGGCAATATTTTCCCCAGGGATACCCTGCTATTTCTACTCAGCAGGTAATGTTTCCTCCCAGACTTACTGTGAGTTTCCATTTGAAGTCAGGACTTTTTATGACTTTGCTGCTTACGTCCAGGACTTTTTATTCTTAATTGGCGCCAGAGGCTCTGTATTAAAATAGTGTTTTAAAGGAAGGAGGAGACAATATTATTGTTTCAATGGTTTTGTGATTCTATTGGACAGGCACTCACACGTCAGACTGATTGACATGGAGACCTATATTTATCACAACTACCCTCACCGGTACAGGAAAGACAGCAGCCCATGCACAGGTCAGTACGGGGTATCTTCTTTAGCACATATGATCTGAAAATTTAAGTAATATTATTCACAataatcaggatattttctaaaCTGCAGGAAGAAGCATCATTTTACACAGAAATTGCATCTCATCTCTCCTTTTATATATTTTCATGCTGTTTAATACCGAGGATAACAAAATATATGCTGATCGTTCACAGGACATGTTATAGCCTACTGCTGTTTGAATGTATTTATTTGCGTTGTCATCTGGTATTTGGTATGCATGGTTTAATTACATTTGGGGATTGGCTATTCTTAGAACATACATAGATGAAAGTATTTATATGTGAAGATCAGATCTTGAACAGTTCCCAAGttaaactaaaaatataaaatgTCATAATGCTACTTTGCCACTTGGGAATTAAAACAATGTGACATTTAGATTTTTAGCTTTAGTTTGAAACTGTTACAGGTCACATGTAAATACATGCATCTCAGTATGTACAGTAGATTTAATTAAATCATGTATGTCAATACTCactgaaaaacaaaacaattgaAGCAAGATGTACAATGCAAGTGATAAAATGCAGTGGCTGGTTTGCAGGTGGTCAAGATGATTTCTCCATTGTGGCTGGTGGGGGCAATATGCTGTCTGACGTTGCTACCAGGTGGGATAACGTTATTTTAGGCTACATGAGTTTGGTAAAATGAAAGTTATTGAAATGATTGTCCTAAGTAAATATTCAATGTGGAATTGGATGATAACTGACTGATGATTCTGTGGCATGTGTATCCTCTGCAGTTTGGCTGGAAGCAAAGTCTCTGCTGAATACTATCAAGCAGGAAGGTAACTGAATGTTTAGGGGGGATAACATTTAAAGTTTTTGCTTTCGAGCTTCTTGATAAAATTATGTGTAGTACCAATGCTTTACTTTTGTTTGATACTGAAAGCAACATATCTATGGTAGTTATAAATGGTAGTTggcctgtctttctccctctgtggCTTTGCTCTCCCTCTCCACTGATCCACCTCTCCCCACAGAGATGAGCCCTGTTAGTGATGTGAGTATTGATTCGGACAAGGCTCATGGCTTCCTGACTCACTCACGACCAAAGCGCAATGTGGAACCCAGGTGGTACAGAGGCAACCCCGACTTCCAGGCTTACTACCGCTACTACAATAGCATTGGACAcacagagggggtgagagaggaaaGAAAAACAATCAATAACACTCATGCTATGCATTAACTAATGAAGCACTGACTACTAACTAATGAACCACTAACCACCACTAACAATAAATTAGGCATTATTTGTTTTCTCAAattattccatctctctctctgtatgattAAAAAAATCTGTATCTTGTCTTTATTTCAATCTGTCTTGTACCTCTCAGCTGTATGAGATTGACCGGATCAGGCTGCTGTACCAGCAGATGAGGCAGCTGGAGCATGTATATGGCCCCAACGCCTCACACTTCCAGAACAAATTGGGAGTGCCCACCGTCAAGAAGTGCGACCCGGCCACGGACAAAAAATGCAAAGCCCTACCCCCTCCCCCAATAAAAAGCACCTCTCAACCCCCTCCTGCTCCTGCCATCTCCCAGGCTGACGTCATGTACCTGTGCAATGCCAAGGACCCCCTCTGCAAGCCCCATATTGTCTACCTCCCCACCGGGGCATTGCCCGTACTGTGCGACCCCCGCTACCACCCCTCCTGCAACCTCCACAAgctccctcctccaccaccaatGCTTAAAAAATCTGCCCCACAACTACCACCCCCCGCCCCAAAAAAGTCATCTCCCCCTCCGGCCCCCATCCACACCTACAAGGGCATGGAGTATGACTGCAATCCCTACTGGGACCCAGACTGCCTGATAGACCACCCACCTAGACCCTTCCATGGCAAGGCTGGCCCACCCCCTCCTCCCGTTGAGGAGGAACCAGTTGAGGACGCACCACCCCCTGCAGCCAGCAACAAGAAAGTGGCCCATCCCTATCCCTACTATGGCTACCACTATAACTATGGGCATGAACTCTATGATCCAGTCCGCTTCCAGTACCCCTCCCCACCTTCTGATTCCCctgatgatagtggtagtgactagcTCATCAAAGCTCTAAAGGCAGTATCTTTACTTACGCCTCAAGTGTTTTGTCAATAATGAAAGAAGAGTTGTTTTCCCCTCCAGATGTAGATTTAGAAGGACGAAGCAGCAGAGACCATAATTATAGGTCTTCGAGCTATTAAGCATGTAACCGTCTTATCAATGTGCTGGTGATGCTGTTATGGGCAGGAGAGCAAACCTATTTGTACAGCAATGACCTGCAGGAGAGTGATGCTATATTACAATGATTGGAAATATTACAACGATAAGACTGATTGATTTATTACTGTCCAATGTTCCGTTGTCTATTCAGCATCCAAAATCATTATTCAGTTACACAATTTTCATAGCAAAAAAAGATAAAGTAaatattgactcaaattatgaaaAATAAACTTTTTAAAaactctggtttctctctctactgaACTCTGTTTGTATACCACATGCCAGTATTGCTTGTTACTGTAGGTTTTGTGTAATTAAAAGGCAAAAATGAAGATACGTGGCAAGTGAGAGCTTGAAAGAGAGGATGATAAAATCCGATAGAGGAAAGCTGACTCctgtctttgccacatggctggTAAACTTGGGCTCCTAAAGAAAAAGTGCAGGCTGGCGGTCATTATGTTGACATCTGCTGCCTTTTAATATCCAAATAAATGCTGACCTGAAACTGTCCTAACTCTGTTTCGTCCACCCCTTTCCTGTCTAATGCACCTCACACAGTACCTCCCCAAGGCCATGCAcagcaggaacagactacattaaaaaaaacaggTAACTGCAAACACATTGTCACTTCCGGCCAATAATCCTAAAAAAACATGCTGACTCCACAGACCTGACTTTATACACTTGTTTTAACCTGTGGGTCTCTGTATTGTGTTGCGTTTGTGTACCTACTTGAGTACAGGCTACCTTTAAGCCAGGAACGTGGGTTCGATTCCAGCTGGGGTCACCAACTCGAAAATGTATGCAAGAATAACTAAATTCTTAGtcctgtttatacctggttctaacatacGTCTATTTCCTTGATCTTGTCCACAtcctgattgtgcccacatttttagacaggtTTACTGTAGATGATTTAAATACGcattgtgatcagatcttcctTACCATCTCCGGAGGTAGTCAGGGGGACCCATTATGTCTGGATATCTAAAAGTTTAGACGGATCTGGACAGTGAAATTATTTAAATCCTCCTTATCCTTCCCTCTAAAATCATTTACAGGTGACATAATTGACTTATGGCATCAATGTgtcttaaaataaatacatattattttgaaagaataaactacatatacaaaagtataggacaccccttcaaatttgtggatttggctatttcagccacacccgttgc is part of the Salvelinus fontinalis isolate EN_2023a chromosome 6, ASM2944872v1, whole genome shotgun sequence genome and harbors:
- the LOC129857163 gene encoding uncharacterized protein LOC129857163; this encodes MISPLWLVGAICCLTLLPVWLEAKSLLNTIKQEEMSPVSDVSIDSDKAHGFLTHSRPKRNVEPRWYRGNPDFQAYYRYYNSIGHTEGLYEIDRIRLLYQQMRQLEHVYGPNASHFQNKLGVPTVKKCDPATDKKCKALPPPPIKSTSQPPPAPAISQADVMYLCNAKDPLCKPHIVYLPTGALPVLCDPRYHPSCNLHKLPPPPPMLKKSAPQLPPPAPKKSSPPPAPIHTYKGMEYDCNPYWDPDCLIDHPPRPFHGKAGPPPPPVEEEPVEDAPPPAASNKKVAHPYPYYGYHYNYGHELYDPVRFQYPSPPSDSPDDSGSD